AGTAGTACAATAAAGCAGGGATTTAGTAGTTTAACGCAATCCCCATCCCTCAAAAAGAATGACACTGGGACATATAGGAGTCCAAACCTACGGAGATCATTGACTACAGAAACTGATTTTGAAGATCGATATGAAGGAGTTAGATCTCATAGTGAGAGCCAGAATACTTCTAGGCTTTCTAGTAATGCTGGTTCTGGAAATTGGAGTCAGGATGTTAGATCGTCCCAATTAGATACAATTAATGCTGATTCTAGTCCAAGTTATGAGAAAACTCGTGAGCATAGGCTATTGGAAACTATTGTGACTTCTGGTGGTGTGCGACTACAACCCACACGAGATGCCATTCAGATTTTCCTTGTGGAGGCATCAAAATTGGATGCTCTGGCTTTATGTCATGCCCTTGAATCAAAGCTGCAATCTCCCTTGTGGCAGGTTGGTCATTTATCCATTCTGTTGATTAGGGGATGCATTTCGATTGATACAAAGGAAGATAGTGTCAGTGTAATACTTCATTGTAATACTTTTATCTTTGTTTTTCTGAATGAATTTCTTGTGCCATCCATCTCTTGGCTTTGTCCTTCAAATTCTGGTGGCTAAAATTTCTAATAAGATAGAGCAAATTGGAATCCTTATGGTATTTTGTTACAGTTCTTCATTGTATGATTTTTTGATAGCTGCAACTTCTATCAGGTTCGCATGAAAGCTGTTTGCGTTCTTGAGGCcatattgagaaaaaaaaatgaggaacaTTTTTCTACCATGGCACTTTACTTTAGCGAAAACAGGGATGTGGTGGATAAATGTTCTGAATCTCCTCAGGCTTCACTTAGGGAAAAAGCAAATAAGGTATGCTTTTGTGCAGTATACATCTAGTTTCTTTTTGCTAGTTTGCCAAAGGAGAGTCTCGCACTGCAGaactctctcttctttttggttttttttgctttcatcCCTCTGAGATGTAGTTGGCAATGGATGAACTGTAAACATTGTTACTGAAGGGACCATCTAAGAAACTTCAATTTAAGAGAGTGCAAGTGTTAAAATTGTGACTTGTCAATTCTGCTAATGTTGATCTGTCCTAGATTACATTGCATAGATGTTCTGTTTCTTACTCATAGATGATGATAGTCCTTGTTACAACCTATCAAACTGCAAGTTTTGTTTGCATTTTCTTATTGCTAGAACATGGAGTGCGTACTTCAGTCTATGAATATGTGAGTATTTTGGACAGGTCTTGTGCCTTTTGGATGGTGAACAAACTGGTGGACTGGGCCATCAAGAGAAACCATTGAAGGCTGAAGCAACTGCTGTTCAGATGCCAGACTTGATAGACACCGGTGATGCAGATGACCTTTTTGCAACTGATGATTCAACAAAGATCCAAAATGCTTCTAGCACTACAAATATCTCGACTTCTTCTACTCCtttgattgataatttatttGGAGAAGGCATGGGTACTGATTTTGGTGTTAGTGAACAGAAAAATGATGATGACCCTTTTGCAGATGTGTCATTCCACAACAGCAGTAATAAGGAACATGAAGCTGATATATTTTCTGGAATGGCTCTTGATAGCTCACGCATTGCTGAAACCCATGTGGCAGTTAATGAGATTAGACCTGAGTTACTTGATATTTTTGGTCCCAACTCTGAAGTTTCCCAAGTCATAGACATTCCTAACAAAGACGTAAATGACATAATGAGCACGTTGTCTATAAGTGGAATTAACTCAACCAATGTCAAGCAAAATGGAACCTCCTGGGGAGGACAATCTGAAAATAAATTTTCAGATTCCACAGTAAATCCAAGTCATCAGGTTTCTAGTGATGCCTTCAACAGTATTCTTGCTTCCCAAaccactggggcaaattctgatccCATGTTTGCTTTGGGTGCTACACCATATAATATGCCACCAGGTTTTGTTATGAATCCATCATTTACTCCtcagcaaattaattatacTGCAATGGCCAGTCTGCTTGCCCAACAGCAGTTTCTGGCATCCATGTCAAACTTCCAGCAGCTTGGAAAATTGCAGCCAAATCCTGGTGCTGGATCTAATGGGAGCTACTCTTCACCGCTCCCAGACATTTTTAATCCTGCTGTCCCAAATCAACCCACTTCAATGATGAGTACTTCAAAGAAAGAGGAGACAAAAGCATTTGACTTTATCTCGGTGAGTTGGGTATTAATCCTCCTTATTAGTACCTTCATATATTTTCAGAGTTTTATGTCTGCAACGTGTTGTGA
The genomic region above belongs to Coffea arabica cultivar ET-39 chromosome 7c, Coffea Arabica ET-39 HiFi, whole genome shotgun sequence and contains:
- the LOC113698771 gene encoding protein MODIFIED TRANSPORT TO THE VACUOLE 1 isoform X1, with the translated sequence MDQSRRAVESYWRSRMIDGATSDEDKVTPVYKLEEICELLRSSHIGIVKEVSEFILKRLQHKSPVVKQKALRLIKYAVGKSGAEFRREMQRNSVAVRQLIHYKGQPDPLKGDALNKAVRETAQEALSAVFASEDSKPSPTESLGSRIEGFGNTNFEMATEDKKSFLTEVVNIGSSTIKQGFSSLTQSPSLKKNDTGTYRSPNLRRSLTTETDFEDRYEGVRSHSESQNTSRLSSNAGSGNWSQDVRSSQLDTINADSSPSYEKTREHRLLETIVTSGGVRLQPTRDAIQIFLVEASKLDALALCHALESKLQSPLWQVRMKAVCVLEAILRKKNEEHFSTMALYFSENRDVVDKCSESPQASLREKANKVLCLLDGEQTGGLGHQEKPLKAEATAVQMPDLIDTGDADDLFATDDSTKIQNASSTTNISTSSTPLIDNLFGEGMGTDFGVSEQKNDDDPFADVSFHNSSNKEHEADIFSGMALDSSRIAETHVAVNEIRPELLDIFGPNSEVSQVIDIPNKDVNDIMSTLSISGINSTNVKQNGTSWGGQSENKFSDSTVNPSHQVSSDAFNSILASQTTGANSDPMFALGATPYNMPPGFVMNPSFTPQQINYTAMASLLAQQQFLASMSNFQQLGKLQPNPGAGSNGSYSSPLPDIFNPAVPNQPTSMMSTSKKEETKAFDFISDHVAAARDQKRVV
- the LOC113698771 gene encoding protein MODIFIED TRANSPORT TO THE VACUOLE 1 isoform X2: MDQSRRAVESYWRSRMIDGATSDEDKVTPVYKLEEICELLRSSHIGIVKEVSEFILKRLQHKSPVVKQKALRLIKYAVGKSGAEFRREMQRNSVAVRQLIHYKGQPDPLKGDALNKAVRETAQEALSAVFASEDSKPSPTESLGSRIEGFGNTNFEMATEDKKSFLTEVVNIGSSTIKQGFSSLTQSPSLKKNDTGTYRSPNLRRSLTTETDFEDRYEGVRSHSESQNTSRLSSNAGSGNWSQDVRSSQLDTINADSSPSYEKTREHRLLETIVTSGGVRLQPTRDAIQIFLVEASKLDALALCHALESKLQSPLWQVLCLLDGEQTGGLGHQEKPLKAEATAVQMPDLIDTGDADDLFATDDSTKIQNASSTTNISTSSTPLIDNLFGEGMGTDFGVSEQKNDDDPFADVSFHNSSNKEHEADIFSGMALDSSRIAETHVAVNEIRPELLDIFGPNSEVSQVIDIPNKDVNDIMSTLSISGINSTNVKQNGTSWGGQSENKFSDSTVNPSHQVSSDAFNSILASQTTGANSDPMFALGATPYNMPPGFVMNPSFTPQQINYTAMASLLAQQQFLASMSNFQQLGKLQPNPGAGSNGSYSSPLPDIFNPAVPNQPTSMMSTSKKEETKAFDFISDHVAAARDQKRVV